One part of the Bacteroidia bacterium genome encodes these proteins:
- a CDS encoding AhpC/TSA family protein: protein MRKGFVLGMLALLFTGIIYIFWQEELRYSLPTPIPDDYEEVAIGSCIELPLSSSQWNPEKAQFLHFFNPDCPCSRFNANHFKYLLKNFGEELDFRIIIPEGASEERTRKLLSKNIPVHQDTEGKWSLLTGVYASPQAVIIDANQALYYRGNYNKARFCTFPGSNYAEISINLLLRGNEAPVWDFYASRAYGCQLPEVNDPLSSLFFWSNNEHTIPSLWNVNNSH, encoded by the coding sequence ATGCGAAAAGGTTTCGTACTTGGGATGCTTGCTTTACTCTTCACTGGGATTATCTACATATTCTGGCAGGAAGAGTTACGTTATAGCCTGCCAACTCCCATTCCTGATGATTATGAAGAGGTTGCTATAGGTAGTTGTATAGAACTGCCCTTATCTAGCAGCCAGTGGAATCCAGAGAAAGCACAGTTTCTTCATTTTTTCAATCCCGATTGTCCCTGCTCTCGCTTCAATGCAAATCACTTCAAGTATTTGTTAAAAAACTTCGGAGAAGAACTGGATTTCAGAATCATCATTCCGGAGGGAGCTTCGGAAGAAAGAACACGAAAATTATTGAGCAAAAATATTCCTGTTCACCAGGATACAGAGGGAAAGTGGTCATTGCTAACCGGAGTTTATGCTTCCCCTCAGGCAGTTATCATCGATGCGAATCAGGCCCTTTACTATCGGGGCAATTACAACAAAGCCAGATTCTGCACCTTTCCGGGTAGCAATTATGCCGAGATCAGCATAAATCTTCTCCTGAGAGGAAATGAGGCTCCCGTCTGGGACTTTTATGCAAGTCGGGCCTACGGTTGTCAATTGCCAGAGGTAAATGACCCGCTATCATCGCTTTTTTTCTGGTCTAACAATGAACACACAATTCCTTCTTTATGGAACGTGAACAATTCACATTAA